One genomic segment of Humidesulfovibrio mexicanus includes these proteins:
- a CDS encoding DUF362 domain-containing protein, whose product MPDQAPKLLPVPVALLRQDNYAPASLREAMERLLDACGARFSPGQMVLVKPNLVSRANAGLSCTHPAVAAALCGVLLDRGAQVLVADSPAFGSAERVARACGLAEALLPLGLRVRTLDRPAPVALTRGGSIGVSRAALEADRIVSLAKVKAHGQFRATASVKNLFGCVCGCRKALAHMRLGERPGDMESMVLDVFAALPPVVGMADGVVAMHRGGPVHGEAFPLGLLGASQAPMALDAALFSLLGLVPGDVPLWAEAQRRALPGAVPRDAAFPLARPEHFDAAGFVTASQLDPMRFEPLRFVRGRMKSLLHRLA is encoded by the coding sequence ATGCCGGATCAAGCCCCCAAGCTTCTCCCCGTCCCTGTGGCGTTGCTGCGGCAGGACAACTATGCGCCCGCCTCCCTGCGCGAGGCCATGGAGCGCCTGCTCGACGCTTGCGGGGCGCGCTTTTCCCCTGGCCAGATGGTGCTGGTGAAGCCGAACCTGGTGTCCCGGGCCAACGCGGGCCTGTCCTGCACGCATCCGGCTGTTGCGGCGGCCCTGTGCGGCGTTTTGCTGGATCGCGGCGCGCAGGTGCTGGTGGCCGATTCCCCGGCCTTTGGCAGCGCGGAGCGCGTGGCCCGCGCCTGTGGCTTGGCCGAGGCCCTGCTTCCCCTTGGCCTGCGGGTGCGGACCCTGGACCGACCCGCGCCGGTGGCGCTCACGCGCGGGGGAAGCATCGGGGTCTCGCGCGCGGCCCTTGAGGCCGACCGCATTGTGAGCCTGGCCAAGGTGAAGGCGCACGGGCAGTTCCGGGCCACGGCCAGCGTCAAGAACCTGTTCGGCTGCGTGTGCGGCTGCCGCAAGGCGCTGGCCCACATGCGCCTGGGCGAGCGGCCTGGGGACATGGAGTCCATGGTGCTGGACGTGTTCGCGGCCCTGCCGCCGGTCGTGGGCATGGCCGATGGGGTGGTGGCCATGCATCGGGGCGGACCGGTGCACGGCGAGGCGTTCCCCCTGGGGCTCCTCGGAGCCTCGCAAGCGCCCATGGCCCTGGACGCGGCTCTGTTCTCCCTGCTGGGCCTCGTTCCGGGGGACGTGCCCCTGTGGGCCGAGGCGCAGCGCCGCGCTTTGCCCGGAGCCGTGCCGCGCGACGCCGCGTTTCCCTTGGCGCGGCCAGAACATTTCGACGCTGCGGGCTTCGTCACCGCCAGCCAGTTGGATCCCATGCGCTTCGAGCCCCTGCGTTTCGTGCGGGGGCGCATGAAGAGCCTGCTGCACCGGCTGGCCTAG
- a CDS encoding ATP-binding cassette domain-containing protein, translated as MHESDDCGAPLARLDGVGVTRGGADLLRDIGFSLRAGERWALLGENGAGKTTFLRVLRGDLPPTHGTRTYDLPGAGGAQNSPLGLRQRLALVSGDMQDLYAVHDWAATGLEVVQSGFFDSALLYCAPTADQRDAALAVMERLELLELAGKRMSRLSSGQARAVLLARALACRPNVLLLDECLEGLDAPARAAFLAALDRAAAADPRLAMVFSSHRAAEADGLPACLRLALVLTGGRMADSGPLPEVLQRLGCQHQPARTNHMSQPVQWDRAASGCSANHAFAPEGNAPPFPALCPPPRAVSGPFLARINGADVVVDGRTLLSSIHWTIRPGEHWAVLGANGAGKSTLLALLAGDIWPSAVDGPPGQVAYGFGQPGENLDETRRRIGRVGAAIDRDYGWDLRVDEAVWSGAFGSIGLYAEAGPELQERSRALLEFFGLAALAARRIRTLSRGQLRRVMLARALAGNPSLLLLDEPMSGLDAPARRDVRELFSRLARAGVPLVMVTHHTRDLPDEVGKVLRLKGGRIVFSGDRREYETTRTVRQG; from the coding sequence ATGCACGAATCGGACGACTGCGGCGCGCCCCTGGCGCGCCTGGACGGGGTCGGCGTCACGCGCGGCGGCGCTGACCTGCTCCGCGACATCGGCTTCAGCCTGCGGGCGGGCGAACGCTGGGCGCTTCTGGGCGAAAACGGCGCGGGCAAGACCACCTTTCTGCGCGTGCTGCGCGGCGACCTCCCGCCCACACACGGCACGCGGACATACGATCTGCCCGGCGCAGGCGGAGCGCAAAACTCCCCGCTGGGCCTGCGCCAGCGCCTGGCGCTGGTCTCCGGGGACATGCAGGACCTCTACGCCGTGCACGACTGGGCCGCCACGGGTCTTGAGGTCGTGCAGAGCGGCTTCTTCGACTCCGCCCTGCTCTACTGCGCCCCCACAGCCGACCAGCGCGACGCGGCGCTCGCCGTCATGGAGCGCCTGGAGCTCTTGGAACTTGCGGGGAAGCGCATGTCCCGCCTGTCCTCCGGGCAGGCGCGCGCGGTGCTGTTGGCCCGGGCCCTGGCCTGCCGCCCGAACGTCCTGCTGCTGGACGAATGCCTGGAAGGCCTGGACGCGCCAGCGCGCGCGGCCTTTCTGGCCGCCCTGGATCGCGCCGCCGCCGCCGACCCGCGCCTGGCCATGGTTTTTTCCAGCCACCGCGCCGCCGAGGCGGACGGACTGCCCGCCTGCCTGCGCCTGGCCCTTGTGCTCACCGGCGGTCGCATGGCGGACAGCGGCCCCCTGCCGGAGGTTCTGCAGCGCTTGGGTTGCCAACACCAGCCTGCCCGAACAAACCATATGAGTCAGCCCGTCCAGTGGGACCGTGCCGCTTCGGGCTGCTCTGCAAACCACGCGTTCGCCCCGGAAGGGAACGCACCGCCCTTTCCGGCGCTGTGCCCGCCCCCTCGGGCCGTGTCCGGCCCGTTCCTGGCGCGCATCAACGGGGCGGATGTGGTGGTGGACGGACGGACGCTGCTCTCCAGCATCCACTGGACCATTAGGCCCGGCGAACACTGGGCCGTGCTGGGCGCCAACGGTGCGGGCAAAAGCACCTTGCTGGCGCTCCTGGCCGGGGACATCTGGCCTTCCGCCGTGGACGGCCCGCCGGGACAGGTGGCGTACGGCTTCGGCCAACCCGGCGAGAACCTGGACGAGACGCGCAGGCGCATTGGCCGGGTGGGCGCGGCAATCGACCGCGACTACGGCTGGGACCTGCGCGTGGACGAGGCGGTGTGGTCCGGCGCGTTCGGCAGCATCGGCCTGTACGCCGAGGCCGGGCCGGAACTCCAGGAACGCTCACGCGCGCTGCTGGAATTCTTCGGGCTTGCGGCCCTGGCCGCGCGGCGCATCCGCACCCTTTCGCGCGGGCAACTGCGGCGCGTGATGCTGGCCCGCGCCCTGGCGGGTAATCCGTCGCTGCTGCTTCTGGACGAGCCCATGTCGGGACTGGATGCGCCCGCCCGGCGCGATGTGCGGGAACTGTTCTCGCGACTGGCGCGCGCGGGCGTGCCGTTGGTGATGGTGACGCACCACACGCGCGATCTGCCGGACGAGGTGGGCAAGGTGTTGCGCCTCAAGGGTGGCCGCATCGTGTTCAGCGGGGACCGGCGAGAATACGAAACAACGCGGACGGTCCGCCAAGGCTGA
- the hypF gene encoding carbamoyltransferase HypF: MASADIRRRLTVNGQVQGVGFRPFVFRLADELGLCGAVHNAPEGVVIEVQGQPRALDQFAKRLEAEQPPLARILRVGVQDIAAISGEECFSIRKSSGGAGHQVLISPDVATCPECLAELFDKTNRRFLYPFTNCTNCGPRYTITRGLPYDRPNTSMGCFPLCPDCQREYENPRDRRFHAQPNACPVCGPKVWLSDRSGTVVARRDEAMRKLAAILMQGGIAAVKGLGGFHLVCDATNQEAVRELRRRKRRPHKPLAVMVPNLDTARALARVTKEEEPWLSGMVRPIVLCGKVRGAPLAESVAPDVDHVGLMLPYTPLHHVLFQRFGRLLAQERQNMPAALVMTSGNLSDEPICLGNREALSRLNEAADIFLFHNRDILIRVDDSVLRVLPQTGETQFLRRARGFVPQPVFLAASGPCVMGLGPELKCTLTLTKGDQAFVSQHLGDMENIETLGFHHEIAEHFQDILEVQPELVVRDLHPNYLTTSVAQEMARTSNVAICALQHHFAHAHAVLAENRHQGPALCLALDGTGFGTTQPSVGMGLGANWSIWGGECLLVDTDTLRHERLAHFAEFNLPGGEAAVREPWRLAQSMLWELDIERSGQNGSPPWPWLPEFEQASAFLPQILRKNLNCPLTSSCGRLFDAVSAMLGLCLRMTYEGQAAILLERAQDLSIPLAEAAMYPCGLIKTDATARLETNLVPRQLDTYSLFRALLDDMAAGTPAAVIARRFHASLITGLADMALRFSKKHGVAHVALSGGVMQNLTFAQELPAALAERGLLPLTHKQLPPNDGCISLGQAAYGQRLLTLRGSCPL; encoded by the coding sequence ATGGCAAGCGCCGATATCCGCCGCCGTCTTACCGTCAATGGCCAGGTTCAGGGCGTGGGGTTCCGGCCTTTTGTCTTTCGCCTGGCGGATGAACTGGGGCTTTGCGGCGCCGTGCACAACGCGCCTGAAGGCGTGGTCATAGAGGTGCAGGGCCAGCCCAGGGCCCTGGACCAGTTCGCCAAGCGCCTGGAGGCCGAGCAGCCGCCCCTGGCGCGCATCCTGCGCGTGGGCGTGCAGGACATCGCAGCCATTTCGGGCGAAGAATGCTTCAGCATCCGCAAGAGTTCCGGCGGCGCCGGGCATCAGGTGCTCATCAGCCCGGACGTGGCCACCTGCCCGGAGTGCCTGGCCGAGCTCTTCGACAAGACCAACCGCCGCTTTTTGTACCCCTTCACCAACTGCACCAACTGCGGGCCACGCTACACCATCACCCGTGGACTGCCCTACGACCGCCCCAACACCTCCATGGGCTGCTTTCCGCTCTGCCCGGACTGCCAGCGCGAGTATGAGAACCCGCGCGACCGGCGTTTCCACGCCCAGCCAAACGCCTGCCCCGTGTGCGGGCCCAAGGTCTGGCTCTCGGACCGTTCCGGCACGGTGGTGGCCCGGCGCGACGAGGCCATGCGCAAACTGGCCGCCATCCTCATGCAGGGGGGCATTGCCGCGGTGAAGGGCCTGGGCGGCTTCCATCTGGTGTGCGACGCCACCAATCAGGAGGCCGTGCGCGAATTGCGCCGCCGCAAGCGCCGTCCGCACAAGCCGCTGGCCGTCATGGTGCCCAACCTGGACACCGCCCGCGCCCTGGCCCGCGTCACCAAGGAGGAGGAGCCGTGGCTCTCCGGCATGGTTCGGCCCATAGTGCTGTGCGGCAAGGTGCGCGGCGCGCCTCTGGCCGAATCCGTGGCTCCGGACGTGGACCACGTGGGGCTGATGCTGCCCTACACGCCTCTGCACCATGTGCTGTTTCAACGTTTCGGGCGCCTGCTCGCCCAGGAGCGCCAGAACATGCCCGCCGCCCTGGTCATGACTTCCGGCAACCTGAGCGACGAACCCATCTGCCTGGGCAACCGCGAGGCCCTTTCGCGCCTCAACGAGGCTGCGGACATCTTTTTGTTCCACAACCGCGACATCCTCATCCGCGTGGACGACTCCGTGCTGCGAGTGCTGCCGCAGACGGGCGAAACCCAGTTTCTCCGCCGGGCGCGGGGCTTTGTGCCGCAGCCCGTGTTTCTGGCCGCGAGCGGCCCCTGCGTCATGGGCCTCGGGCCGGAGCTCAAATGCACCCTCACCCTCACCAAGGGCGACCAGGCCTTTGTGAGTCAGCACCTGGGCGACATGGAGAACATCGAGACCCTGGGCTTCCACCATGAGATCGCCGAGCATTTTCAAGACATCCTTGAGGTGCAGCCGGAGCTGGTGGTGCGCGACCTGCACCCCAACTACCTGACCACCAGCGTGGCGCAGGAGATGGCCCGCACCTCGAACGTGGCCATTTGCGCCCTGCAGCACCACTTCGCCCATGCCCACGCCGTGCTGGCCGAGAACCGGCATCAAGGACCGGCCCTGTGCCTGGCGCTGGACGGCACCGGCTTCGGCACCACCCAGCCCAGCGTGGGCATGGGCCTGGGCGCCAACTGGTCCATTTGGGGCGGGGAGTGCCTGCTGGTGGACACGGACACCCTGCGCCACGAGCGCCTGGCGCATTTCGCGGAGTTCAATTTGCCCGGAGGCGAGGCCGCCGTGCGCGAGCCCTGGCGGCTGGCCCAGTCCATGCTCTGGGAGCTGGACATCGAGCGCAGCGGCCAGAACGGCAGCCCTCCCTGGCCTTGGCTTCCGGAGTTCGAGCAGGCCAGCGCCTTCTTGCCGCAGATTTTGCGCAAGAACCTCAACTGTCCGCTTACCTCCAGTTGCGGGCGGCTATTCGACGCGGTCTCGGCCATGCTGGGCCTGTGCCTGCGCATGACCTACGAGGGCCAGGCCGCCATTCTACTGGAGCGCGCCCAGGACCTGTCCATCCCCCTGGCCGAGGCGGCCATGTACCCTTGCGGCCTCATCAAGACCGACGCCACTGCGCGGCTGGAGACCAATCTGGTCCCGCGCCAGTTGGACACCTATTCCCTGTTCCGGGCGCTGCTGGACGACATGGCGGCTGGAACGCCCGCCGCGGTCATCGCCCGGCGTTTTCACGCCAGCCTCATCACCGGTCTGGCCGACATGGCCCTGCGTTTTTCCAAAAAACACGGCGTGGCGCATGTGGCGCTCTCCGGCGGGGTGATGCAGAACCTCACCTTTGCCCAGGAACTGCCCGCCGCCCTTGCCGAGAGAGGACTTCTGCCCTTGACGCACAAGCAGCTCCCCCCCAACGACGGCTGCATCTCCCTTGGCCAGGCCGCCTACGGCCAGCGTTTGTTGACCCTGCGCGGGAGCTGTCCCCTGTGA